The Gossypium hirsutum isolate 1008001.06 chromosome D07, Gossypium_hirsutum_v2.1, whole genome shotgun sequence genome includes the window TGCCATATATTACCCTTCAATTACAGCTATTCCTGCCATCAGGAATCATTTTATGGGGATATGGGCAGAACTCAAAAACTGACCTCAAACCGGCAAATATTTTACACTTCAGATTGGGATTATATTTGGGCACACAAGGGCAGCGCAAACCAAGTTGCTAATTGTAAACACTATAACCTGTTAAAGCCTATGCATCCTTATTCTTAACCATTAAATTGAAGTTTCTGGTTTTGGGAGCCATGTCCCTGCTGAGAAGCCTACAAGTTTAGTGGTTGTTTGTTGAACTAAGCAAAGGGCTGGGAGTAGAGAGAATTCATAAAACCCTACAAATGGATAGACATAGATTTAATACAGAAAAAGAACTTTAAAAGGTCAATGCGTGTAGCCCAAAAATGAAGTGAGAAAATATGCAACAGATTTTTAGCCGACAGACAATGACTAGCAGTTCAAATTCACAAGAATATCTGGGCTGCTTTCTAGTTAGAAAACGAATTTTAAAATCTTGCAAGCTTGATAATTTTATAGACAATAATTCCCTATCAATATGCGATAGTACAAGAAGCAACCTGAAACTGAAGCTGGTTGGGATTCACACTAGAATCAATCAAACAAGGTCAGAAAACAATCACACATGAAGGGATACCATTTAATATAACACTaccttaaaaataaaatgaatatagaGTCCAAAACTAAGGAAGTTGATGTTAATGAAGAAAAATGCTTCATAAGCCTATGACAAACTATTGCAAACAAAAACAATTACAGCCtataacatcaaaattaagaaaaaaagataGATAGAGACATTGAAGCAAGAAGTGACAAACACAACAAGCAAAACCACTTAAGTTTCGGGTTTTAAGAGCACTAAAAACTAACCTCCAACCTTAGTAGATCTGAGAGAGCAAAAGAAACACTTGTATTACAAAAGCTATTTGGCTTCAGCTTGAAAAAACTTGAATTCATCTTAACCATCGTCAAATCAAGCTCGACCTAGTGAAAGAGCTGAATTTCAGTCTTTGAGTCAAGTAGTTTAAGAGCTTAATcgatcttttttctttttaattactaTTGTTTCAATTTGAATCCAAACTTGAGTATAAAAATTGAGTTTATATTTCACTTTATTTGAGGCTCATCCAGTTCGACTATTATTTCAAATTGCTTCAGCTATTAAAGTAAAATTCAATCAAACTCAAGTTGAGCTTCGTCTCATTGAGAAAGAACGAAGCGTCATTTAACTTTCCATCCATTTTTTAACTCGAATTTCTCATTTTCCATTCCTTTCTCAGAGACCAAACAAACTGTCCTTTTCATTCAGTTCagataaagcataaaaataaatcattagatACTTATAACCTAACTTCTGTATGTAGTAAAAATCTGAACTGTAAAGACTAAATTCACTGTATTTTCCCATCCATTTTCTAACCAAACTTTTCCTTTTTCCATCCTTTCTCAGAAACCAAACAAGGTCCCATTTTCATTAAGCATCATAAAGAATCATTATATCCTTAAAACCTAACTTCCAAATTTAGTAAAAATCTGAACTTTAAGATcacaaaattattaaaacacAGAGAAAGAGCAAAAAGAAAGGAACCTGGAGGATTTCATTGGATCTGAAGGCATGCCTGAGAAATTTAACTGCAGCCCAGAAATCATTTTTGGTCCAATCTCCATCATCTCCAAGTATTTGCATAGGGCAAGAGCCCTCCTTCTCCAGCTTTTCAATTAAAGCCCCGAGCCTCCGGTGTTGATGGTAAGTCTCAACAAGAAGAGTGGTATGGGTTTTGGAAGAGCAACCATCCGGCGGCCGCCGCGGCGTTGACGGTGATAAGCGAAGAAAGGATAGACAGCAACAATGCCTGGTTGATTTTAGGAAGTGGGTTTGGATGAGAATTGATTTCTTATTGTCACTATTAATTGAGGATTGCCATCTCAATGTAACTTTGCAGTCTAAATTCACGATCATTCAAAACAatagagagagaaagaaaggaaCAGAACCTGTTGATAACAAGCACACCCAGGAAGAAGAAGCACACCCAAGATGAGGAGGAGAGGCTGACGTTGATGGACGAAGAGGAAATGAGGAGGAAATGAAATGAGAAGGAAATGAGAGGCTGAGCCAAGAAAAGgaatg containing:
- the LOC107954314 gene encoding uncharacterized protein isoform X3, whose product is MSLFFNVKCLTNFISVRHFPFLFLAQPLISFSFHFLLISSSSINVSLSSSSWVCFFFLGVLVINRHCCCLSFLRLSPSTPRRPPDGCSSKTHTTLLVETYHQHRRLGALIEKLEKEGSCPMQILGDDGDWTKNDFWAAVKFLRHAFRSNEILQVELDLTMVKMNSSFFKLKPNSFCNTSVSFALSDLLRLEGFMNSLYSQPFA